One window of Daphnia carinata strain CSIRO-1 chromosome 7, CSIRO_AGI_Dcar_HiC_V3, whole genome shotgun sequence genomic DNA carries:
- the LOC130686875 gene encoding protein patched-like → MAITMHSHVVEKSGKPTPEDAYAALRTVDSDLLTRTSWTDARLALHQIKKGKASGNKAALWLRTKLQWHLFHLGRFVQRHAGKVLFVGLLVLSTFCVGLKSASIQTDVEKLWVEEGGRLEKELAYMRRTLGEGAGSTHQILIQTPNSAGQGGTGGSVLSRDALLAHLRAVHAATKVTVEMFDTTWRLKDLCYSPSFPSFDIQYIDQIFENIFPCAIITPLDCFWEGSKLLGPDLPVTVPMLGSGIRWSNLHPQRLLESMKSFNFNFPFDTLDDFMKRAGISSAYQEKPCLDPTDPECPLSAPNKNLTQSPDIGAELTGGCYGFATKFMHWPEDLVVGGTKKNKTGHIVKAEALQSILQLMGEKEMYEYWSQTYRVHNLEWSQEKAADILHAWQRKFTQEVLRHAASSNETKNYKIHPFSSASLASIMTEFSELSIVRVAVGYILMLVYAGVSLVNWANPVRSQSGLGIAGVLLVAITVAAGLGFCALIGIVFNASTTQIVPFLALGLGVDNMFLLTHTYAQSWDQQYRRHDDHTGEILKRSGVSILLSSVSNACAFFAAAIIPIPALRAFSLQAGILVLFNLATLLLVFPAIMSLDMKRRVANRVDLLCCLAGVVSIGSSECDADAPKIMSVQPAIPVELKKMDRCGKAAPGCSTPTLTKKAPVTISSTVQQGNVEAADGETDPALDPLIHCAPPTQTVECQTWTLSKFARHSYGRLLLKTPVKVLGMVAFIVLLAASVWGMSKVKNGLNLTDIVPHQTSEYGFLAAHDKYFGFYNMFAVTQGNFEYPNNQRLLYEYHDAFTRVSTIIKNDDGGLPEFWLSLFRDWLIGLQRAFDRDQAAGCINQERWFSNASEDAILAYKLLVQTGHVDNPIDKSLVGQVRLVDGDGIINPKAFYNYLTAWVTNDALAYSASQTSLRPEPRQWYHNAADVELKIPKSPPIIYAQLPFYLNNLGSTEDITDMIEQVRGICKKFEDRGLPNFPAGIPFTFWEQYLKLRFFLFLALACVLVAIFLVLCVSLMSIWAATVAVFVLASMVLELFGVLGLLGVKLSAAPAVILIMAVGVGVDFTIHILVGFVTSIGGRNRRTQMSLELMMAPVVHGAISTLLSIVMLAFSDFDFIVKYFFYVLSALVLLGLVNGLFFLPILLSLVGPPAEVIPANGEDRIATPTPMPSPCMERCSRRGDSSGAGFRSQSENGSSSNNNNNNNNNPSVTYVPRRLRGSDLSLTTITEEPPSWTSSHEIVVQPEVVVETTTCNGNGSCNSSSGSDCNSSSSSSSSSSSSNSSGSSPPLSVTTTHGRQHFTTKVTATAKVKVEVHAPISHSSMEPSYYKHRRRRDGGQ, encoded by the exons AGGGTGGCCGTTTGGAGAAGGAGTTGGCCTACATGAGGCGGACGCTGGGCGAAGGAGCCGGTTCGACCCATCAGATTCTCATCCAGACGCCGAATAGCGCCGGTCAAGGGGGCACAGGCGGCTCCGTCCTCAGTCGAGATGCATTGCTGGCCCACCTGCGGGCCGTCCACGCCGCCACCAAAGTCACTGTCGAAATGTTCGATAC aacgTGGAGATTAAAAGATTTGTGCTATTCGCCCAGTTTTCCCAGTTTCGATATCCAGTACATCGATCAA atttttgaaaacattttcccgTGCGCCATCATCACGCCGCTCGACTGCTTCTGGGAGGGCTCCAAGTTGCTTGGACCCGATCTACCCGTCACCGTCCC GATGCTCGGATCGGGGATTCGGTGGAGCAATTTGCACCCGCAACGGTTGCTCGAGTCGATGAAGTCCTTCAACTTCAACTTTCCCTTCGACACGCTGGATGACTTCATGAAAAGG GCCGGAATCAGCAGCGCCTATCAAGAGAAGCCATGCCTGGACCCCACAGACCCCGAGTGTCCCTTGTCCGCGCCCAACAAGAATCTcacacag AGCCCTGACATTGGCGCCGAGTTGACGGGCGGCTGCTACGGCTTCGCCACAAAGTTCATGCACTGGCCTGAAGATCTGGTCGTCGGCGGCACCAAGAAGAACAAAACAGGACACATTGTCAA GGCGGAAGCCTTGCAGTCGATCCTGCAGCTGATGGGCGAGAAAGAGATGTACGAGTATTGGTCGCAGACCTATCGGGTCCATAACTTGGAATGGAGCCAAGAGAAGGCCGCCGACATTCTACACGCCTGGCAGAGAAAGTTCACTCAG GAGGTCCTCCGACATGCCGCCTCCTCCAACGAGACCAAGAACTACAAGATCCATCCCTTCTCGTCGGCCAGCTTGGCTAGCATCATGACGGAGTTCTCTGAATTGAGCATTGTCCGCGTCGCCGTCGGCTACATCTTGATGCTGGTCTACGCCGGAGTGTCGCTCGTCAACTGGGCCAACCCGGTGAGGTCGCAGTCTGGGCTGGGCATCGCCGGCGTGCTTCTAGTAGCCATCACGGTGGCGGCCGGCCTGGGTTTTTGCGCCCTGATCGGCATCGTTTTCAACGCTTCCACCACCCAAATTGTGCCGTTCTTGGCCTTGGGACTGGGCGTCGACAACATGTTTCTGCTGACGCACACTTACGCCCAGAGCTGGGACCAGCAGTACCGGCGCCACGACGACCACACGGGCGAGATTCTGAAGCGGTCGGGCGTCAGCATTTTACTCAGCTCCGTCAGCAACGCCTGCGCTTTCTTCGCCGCCGCTATTATTCCCATCCCGGCTCTAAGAGCCTTCTCTCTTCAGGCCGGCATTCTGGTCCTCTTCAACCTGGCTACTTTGTTGCTGGTCTTCCCGGCCATTATGAGCCTCGACATGAAGCGGAGAGTAGCCAATCGTGTCGATTTACTCTGCTGCTTGGCCGGCGTCGTTTCGATCGGCTCTTCTGAATGCGATGCGGACGCGCCGAAAATCATGTCCGTCCAGCCGGCCATCCCTGTCGAATTGAAGAAGATGGACCGATGCGGCAAAGCGGCGCCCGGCTGTTCGACGCCGACGTTGACCAAGAAAGCGCCCGTCACCATCAGCTCAACCGTCCAGCAGGGCAATGTCGAAGCTGCCGATGGCGAGACGGACCCGGCCTTGGATCCGCTGATCCACTGCGCTCCGCCCACCCAGACTGTCGAGTGTCAGACTTGGACCTTGTCCAAATTCGCTCGCCACTCCTACGGTCGTCTGCTGCTCAAAACGCCCGTCAAGGTGCTGGGCATGGTCGCCTTCATCGTTCTGTTGGCGGCCAGCGTTTGGGGTATGAGCAAGGTCAAGAACGGACTCAATTTGACCGACATTGTGCCGCACCAGACGTCCGAGTACGGCTTTTTGGCCGCTCACGACAAATACTTTGGCTTCTACAACATGTTCGCCGTGACCCAGGGCAATTTCGAGTACCCCAACAATCAGCGTTTGCTCTACGAGTACCACGACGCTTTCACGAGGGTCTCGACCATCATCAAGAACGATGATGGCGGCCTGCCCGAGTTCTGGCTCAGCCTCTTCCGCGACTGGCTTATCGGACTCCAAAGAGCTTTCGATCGCGACCAAGCGGCCGGCTGCATCAATCAAGAGCGCTGGTTCTCCAACGCTTCCGAAGACGCCATTCTCGCCTACAAGTTGCTGGTTCAGACGGGTCATGTCGACAATCCTATTGACAAGTCGCTAGTCGGTCAAGTTCGGCTGGTCGATGGCGACGGAATCATCAACCCCAAAGCTTTCTACAATTACTTGACTGCCTGGGTCACCAACGATGCCTTGGCTTACAGTGCGTCGCAGACGTCCTTGAGGCCTGAACCGCGCCAGTGGTATCACAACGCCGCTGACGTCGAGCTCAAGATACCCAAATCGCCGCCCATCATCTACGCTCAGCTGCCGTTCTACCTCAACAACCTCGGGTCGACCGAAGACATCACCGACATGATCGAACAGGTTCGAGGAATCTGCAAGAAATTCGAAGACAGAGGATTGCCAAACTTCCCGGCAGGCATCCCCTTCACATTTTGGGAGCAGTATCTCAAACTgcgtttcttcctcttcctcgcCTTGGCTTGCGTCCTCGTCGCCATCTTCCTCGTACTCTGCGTCTCGCTCATGAGCATCTGGGCCGCCACGGTCGCCGTTTTCGTACTGGCCTCTATGGTTCTGGAACTGTTTGGCGTGCTGGGCTTGCTCGGTGTCAAGTTGAGCGCCGCTCCGGCCGTCATTCTCATCATGGCCGTCGGTGTCGGAGTCGACTTCACCATCCACATTCTGGTCGGCTTCGTTACGAGCATTGGCGGACGCAACAGACGGACTCAAATGTCCCTCGAACTGATGATGGCACCAGTTGTTCACGGCGCCATCTCAACGTTGCTCAGCATCGTCATGTTGGCCTTTTCCGATTTCGATTTCATCGTCAAATACTTCTTCTACGTCCTTTCCGCCTTGGTGCTCCTCGGTCTCGTCAACGGACTCTTCTTTTTGCCCATCCTGCTCTCCCTTGTCGGCCCTCCAGCAGAG GTCATTCCAGCCAATGGAGAAGATCGGATAGCCACTCCTACACCGATGCCGTCTCCTTGCATGGAACGCTGTTCCAGACGCGGCGACTCGAGTGGAGCCGGTTTCCGCTCCCAGTCCGAAAACGGTAGCAGTagcaataataacaataacaacaacaacaatccgTCAGTGACGTATGTTCCGCGCCGGTTGCGCGGTTCAGACTTGTCGCTAACCACCATCACCGAAGAGCCACCTTCGTGGACATCGTCTCACGAAATTGTCGTCCAACCCGAAGTGGTGGTCGAGACGACAACTTGCAATGGGAACGGCAGCTGTAACTCTTCCAGTGGTAGTGACTGCAATTCCAGCAGTagtagtagcagcagcagcagtagtagCAACAGCAGCGGCTCGTCACCGCCGTTGTCCGTCACGACGACTCACGGCCGCCAACATTTCACCACCAAAGTGACGGCTACGGCCAAAGTCAAGGTGGAAGTCCACGCTCCCATCTCGCACAGTTCGATGGAGCCGTCTTATTACAAGCACcgacggcgacgagacggcGGCCAAtag